The genomic interval TCAAGGCTTTTAATGCTCAAGATGGTATTGCCGTGATGTTGTTGCGTGTCGCCGGTCTAAAAAGCGGGGTGATTACGGGTCGCCGCCATGAAACCACTATCTCCCGTGCGCGCAATTTAGGCATGGATTATTTTTATCAAGGGTTTTTGACCAAATCAGTGCCATTGGAAGACATTTTGAAACGGGAAGATATCTCTCCGGAAGAAGTAGCCTTTATGGGAGATGATTTGACGGATTTGCCCGTATTGGAAAAGGTAGGGCTGGCGCTGACCGTGCCCAATGCCGTTCCTCTGGTGCAACAGGCGGCTCATTACGTGACTACGCGCCGCGGCGGGGACGGAGCTTATCGTGAAGCGGTAGATTTTATTTTAACTGCCCAAGGCAAAATGCCGCAACTTTTAGAAAATGTGCATACAGGTCAGTGGCCTACCGGTGAGAAAAAAACCCTGCAAATCATTACTTCTCAAGAAGGAATTTCATAATGAAAGGAAAATTTATTGTTTTAGAAGGGCCGGATCGGTGCGGTAAATCCACGCAGGCCAAGTTACTATATAATTATTTGTTGTCGCAAGGATTTGACGTGGTTTTAACGCGCGAGCCGGGGGGCACCTTCACCGCGGAAAAAATCCGACAGATAGTACTGGAGCCGGAATTAGATGTGCGTCCGATGGCAGAACTATTGTTATATGAAGCCAGCCGCGCCCAACATACGCAAGAAAAAATTATTCCGGCCTTAGAAGAAGGAAAAATCGTTATTTGCGAACGCTATACGATGTCCACTTG from Elusimicrobiaceae bacterium carries:
- a CDS encoding HAD hydrolase family protein, whose amino-acid sequence is MNEELLARARKIKVILNDIDGIWTDGKLHFFLTAEGKVEEIKAFNAQDGIAVMLLRVAGLKSGVITGRRHETTISRARNLGMDYFYQGFLTKSVPLEDILKREDISPEEVAFMGDDLTDLPVLEKVGLALTVPNAVPLVQQAAHYVTTRRGGDGAYREAVDFILTAQGKMPQLLENVHTGQWPTGEKKTLQIITSQEGIS